The Agrobacterium vitis region CCAGGCTCGGCGCATGTGCCGGGTGGAGGCAAAGCCTGCACGTTCCGCCACCGTTTCCATATCCAGCCGCGATCCTGTCACCAGTTGGTGCGCCAGCGCCACCCGGACGCGGTTGACGTAATCGCTGACGCTCATCCCCGTCTGGTCGTTGAACAACCGGGAAAGCGTGCGGGCACTGGTGGCGGCGATTGAGGCCATGCTGGCCACCGTCCAGTCCCGGGCAGGATCGGCTGAAACGGCATCCTGAACCTTGTGAATAGCGGGGTGCAGGTGGTTGCGTCCTTCCAGCCAGGGGGAAAGCTGCGGATCGCCGCCCGCCCGCCGCAGATAGACGACAAGATAGCGGGCGGCGCTGAGTGCTGTTGCATGGCCTGCCTCTTGCGCCACCAGCGCCAGCATCATGTCGATCCCGGCGGTAATACCGGCTGTGGTCAGCCGATCCCGGTCCTCGACATAGAGGCGGTTTTCCAGCACCCGTGCTGTTGGGGCCAGCCGTTGCAGATCGGCGGTTGCCGCATGATGGGTGGTGCAGGCATAGCCTTCCAGCAAGCCAGCGCGCGCCGCCAGCATGGCGCCTGAGCAAACCGCCACGAGCTTGATGCCGGGCCGGACCACGCGCCGCAGCCAGGCGACAATTGCCGCTTCCTGCGCCAGATCCTCGGGAAGGTGTGCAGCGTCCGTGGCGCCAAGTGGCTGGCTGGCATTGCCGGGGACAACGATCACCGCACCATCAGGCACGGTTTCTGGCAGCGGGCCAATCCCGGCAAGTTCGATTCCGATCGAGCTGGTGACGGTCGCGGATGGGCCGACATAGCGAACAGCAAACTGCACGGCTTGCTGTTCGAGATTGGCTTTGCGCAGCACTTCCATCGGTCCGGCGAGATCCAGCAGCAATGCACACGGCGGCACGACGACGATCATGTCGATCAGGCGCGGTGGCTGGATCTGCTCCTTCATGGTTATGCCGCTGCGTTTAATGACGCAGGGGTAAGCGCCTGCTCGACCGTGGCAATGCGGGCGAAGCGGCCAGCCAGCACCAGTTCGGTACGGGCGCGGATCTCCGCTGCACTCCATTCACGACCCTGCTCGTCAGTCATCGGGAAGGTGAGGGTGGCTTCACCAACGAAATCGACGCTGTAGCCGAGGTCAGATGCATGGCGCGTCGTGGTTTCGCAGCATTGCTCCGTGCGAATGCCGGAGACGATCAGATGGCGGATAGTGTTGCGGGTCAGCCAGACATCCAGCCCTGTGCCGACCAGTGCGCTGTGGCGGGTCTTGCGAAACACCGCGTCCGGCGTAATCGTCAGCGGCGACAGTGTGGTGACGAAGCCAGAGACTTCGCTGAACGGGCCGGTCTCTTCCACATGAAAGATCTGCACCGTAGGAATGCCCGCCTTCCGGGCGCCATCGATTAGCGCCTGTTGGCGCTCCAGATAGGCAGGCAAGGCTTCTTCGCGGAAATAGGGACGGTGGCGAAAGGATTGCTGTGCATCGATAACCAGCAGGGCGCAGTTGGCCAGCAGGGCGCAGTTGGAATGTGTCATGGTCATTGCCTCTATGGGAGTGTCTATCGCTGAAGATGTTACCAGTCTAGCGATGAAAACCCTCGGCGAAATACCGCTTCCTGACGAGGATGGGACAAATCACGCCAATCTTTATTGTCTATACGGTCCACTCTGTCGAGCACGAAAAAGCCGCGCATCCTTCTGCATAATTTTATCCTTAAATCGATTTTTCTTTAAGGAGCTATTCAGCAGCCTTTTGTTTATGCACCGACCCAAACTCCGCTAACGCACCCATCAGATTTATCCGAAAACCGGCTCTTAATTTTCGGTTCAATGCTCTATTTTACTTCAGTCTCTTTCCGCTGTATGAGCGCCACACCACCCAGTATCATGGTGAGGCCCAGGCCGGTGAAGCTGTAGGACATTTCTGTGCCGTGCAGGATGTCGAGAATGAGACCGGTGCCCATCTGTCCTGCAATGATTAGAATAGCTGTAGCCGTTGCCCCGATGCGGGCGATTAGCCAGCTGCCCGATGCCACGAAGATCACCCCGAGCGCGCCACCAAAAAAGGCGTAGAGCGGCGCTTCGAAAACACCTGGACGCGAAAGTTCGCCATAGGCCAGACCCAATATAGTTAGTACGGCAAAGCCAACGATATGGTTCCAGAAAGACGCCACGAGAGCGGTGGTGGTAAGGCTCAGTCTGCCATTCAACTGGCGGCTCAGGCTAATGAGGACGCCGGCGATTGCGGCAAAAAGGATTGAAACCATCATAATTTATTTTCCATAGAAAACCATGAGGCAACTGCCAGCGACAATCAGGATCATGGCTGCCACGTCCCGGAACGCCACCCGCCGCGCTGACAAGCCAAACAATCCCCACCAGTCTGCGGCGAGGCTGAAAAGCCCTTGTCCTACAAGCGTTAGGGCAATCGTTCCCGAAAGCGCGATGGGTGAGTTTACTGCAAGGCTGATGAGAATAACCGTGGCAGATCCGGATACGCCGCCAAGGTAAGCCCATGCCGGAGCCTGCGAGGTGACTTTGAGTTGTTCTTTCCGGCCAAAGGCGGCGAACACGAGCATAAACACCAGTGCTGTTATTGTGCCGCTGCCATGGGCAATCCAGGATGCGAGCACGGCACCGCCGTGCATTGTCAGCACACCATTCAAATGCGCCATCACGGCCAAAAGGCCACCCGAGCCAAGGGCGGCGGTGAGGGATAGGATTTTCGGATTCACGGCCACGTTTTGCGCTCTAAAAAATAATAAACTCTGCTCTGAAATTGTTGCTTGCGTCCATAGGATGCATATCTGCGAACGTACACGTCCGCAAGTATCAAGATCACCTCTGGATGGTTTCGCCCATCCATTCCGGCTGTAGCAACGTTATGTGCGCTATAAAGCGCCGCTTTTGCAACGGCTGCATCCTTAGATTGACAAAATAAAAAAATCAACTAATTGTCGCGCCGACAAAAGGTAAGATGTTTTTTTATAATGAATTTCAGCACCTCGGGGAGGCACTGAAGCTCTTAATTTCTTTGTTTTTATGCATTTCCAGTTGGCAAATCCGTTCCAAATTTTTCCTGGAAATGCTCAGGCATTTGTTAACATCGTTTTTCAGGAGGCATCATGTTAGGCAGCCATGTTCAACAGGAAATTGTCGAGTTGATGCGCTATGCCGACCTGGTTTCGAAAAAAGGCTATGTCTGTAATCAATTGGGCAACATCGCCCTTCGCTCAAAAAAACAGGACGAACTTGCTGAAAGCCTGATCCTGACGAAACATAAAGGCATTTCACTTGAGGAAATGACCCGTGACAACATCATCGCGATCGGCCTGGAATCCAACAGGCTCTATCTTGGCGATGTGCTTCCAAGCATCGGTCACGCTCTGAACAGGGAAATCTTTCTGTGCCGCCCGGATGTGATGGCGGTCATACATGTTCACGCTGACGAGCTGATTGCCTATTTCTCGCTATTTTATCAACGTCGCTTCCGTTTTATCTCAGCAGATGCGGCGGCCATTCTGGGTGCTCCGGTCGAGATTTTTCCACCGGAACTGAATGTTGAGGTCGATGCTGCCCAGGCCTCGGCGGCAATCATGAGAACAAACACGCTCATCCTTGCCAATCACGGCATTACCACTTACGGCGCCAGTCTCTCTCAGGCTTATCATCGCCTGAATAGCATGGTGGCGGAGGTGCGCCGGATCATGATGGCCACGGAACTTGCCCATCTCGCATCCGCCTCTGTTAACTACCTTAACGACAGCGAGGAGCAGGAATTATACGAATTGGCAAAAAGAATTTGATTGCACATGCTGTGCTTCGAACCGCGACATTGCATTGTTTGGTGTAAATCCCTGCTTCTCTTCTGGACCTGCCAATGATTACCGAATTCTGCCACGCAACGGCAATCAGCCCCATCGACGGTCGTTATTTTCAAAAGGTCGGAGATCTGAGCCGATATTTTTCAGACTTTGCGTTGGTGAAAACACGTCTGAAGGTCGAAATTGAGTATTTCATTCGTCTATGGCATGCCATTGGACACGGCGAGCAGTCATTGTCAGTTGCTGATACTGCCAGCCTGCGGAAGTACCATGATGGATTTTCTCTCGAAGATTACGAGGAAATTCAGACCATAGAGCGGGAAACTCGGCACGATGTAAAGGCGGTGGAAATTTTCCTGAAGCGGCGTATATCAACGCTGTTGGGAAGCCGGGCGGCTGAGTTGGTCCATTTCGGATTGACCTCTCAGGACATCAACGATGTCGCTATTCCGTTCCTGCTGCGGCTGTCGCTTGCCGATATCCTTGTACCGGAGCTTGAAACGCTTGCCGCTTCGATAGAAGGGCTTTCGGAAACGTTGCGATTCGTGACCTTCATAGCACGGACGCATGGTCAGCCCGCTTCACCAAGTACCTTCGGAAAAGAGTTTCGCGTGTTTGCAAATCGCCTGCGTGGTGAGTTGGATCTGCTCAAAGCTATTCCCCACTATGGCAAATTCGGCGGTGCAACTGGCAATTTGAACGCTCATATTCTTGTTTACCCGGATATTGACTGGGTCACCTTTGGTGCTGAGTTCCTTCACGACGAGTTTGGCCTTGTCAAAAGCGCGCTGACAACCCAGATCAACAACCATGAAGGTCTGGCACGGATCTTTGATTGCCTGTCACGAATCGCCGCGATTTTGCAGGACCTGTCGCAGGATGTCTGGCTCTATCTTTCGCTTGGTTTGCTGACCTTGAGGTCTGAGAAGAGCGAAGTAGGCTCTTCCGCCATGCCACATAAGGTCAACCCAATCAGCTTTGAGAATGCAGAGGGGAACCTTCAGATGGCCTCAGCGATTTTTTCATTTCTGAGCCGTAAGTTGCTGGTGTCTCGGCTTCAGCGCGATCTGACCGATTACACACTGAAGCGCAATATAGGCGTGCCGATGGCGCATCTGTTGCTTTCCGTGAAGAATATCGGCGAGGGGCTGTCACGCATTATCGCCCATGAGGCGAATATCGCGTCCGATCTTGAAAGACATTTTGTCGTGGTTGCGGAAGGTATTCAAACCATCCTTCGTGCAGAGGGCATTCCTCAATCCTACGATCTTGTGAAAAATCTGGTGAGAGGCACGTCAATCGGTCGGGCTGAACTCGTACATTGGATCGAAGGACTTACAGTTTCCGAGGACATTAAACGGAAATTGGCGGAATTGTCTCCTGAAACCTATATCGGAAATGCCAAATGCTTCTAGATTTCACAGGCGGTGGTTACTGTGTCTTAGATTACGACGACACCGTCATGCAGACACGCCAATGCAAGATCTCTGCCATCGTGGAACTCGGTCGCAGAATGTTCAGCCGTGACATTGCGCGACAGGAGATTGAAAAGCACTGGGGAATTGCCCACACAGCGCTTTTCGAAACCGTTTTCTCCATTTCCGGCTCCGAGCTGGACGCCGCCCTTTCGCAGTATGCGGCCATGGATAGCGAGTTTCCCTTGATCCCGCACAGGGAAGCGAAATCCGCCCTCGAATGGTTGCAAACGAAGTATAAGCTCATCATCGTCTCCTCCTGCGAGCGGCAATTGATTGAGCGACAACTCGCTGCAAGTGAGCTTTCCACTCTTAAACCCGCAAGAATTTACGGCTGTTTTGACACCAAGTTTCACAAGCCTTCGGGTAGGGTTTTTGATGAAATGCTTGTCGAGTTTCCTGATCTCGATAAAGCCAACACAGTCTACATTGGTGATGGCATCAAGGACATGCAGGCCGCACGCGATGCAGGCCTTGCGTTTATCGGTGTGGATCGCGCGGAAATGGAGACGGCTGCGATTCTAGCCGCGGGAGGAAGCGTCTTCTCATCCTTGTCGCAGATCGCTGAACGGTTAATGCGAGGGCATGATGCTGCGTGACGGCGACCGTCAAAGGCTTTTGGTGGCCATCACTGAGAGTATGAGTGCGACGCCATTGTGCGATTCCAATGGCATTATGCGGCCGCGTTATCTTAACAGTCACAAGCTGCTTGCATCCCCGGCAATTCTTCGGCTGTGCAGCGAAATATTGCATGATTTCGTTCAACGGACGGACGCGACATATCTTGTCGGACTTGCCATGGGCGGGTGTTGTCTTGCCGGCGCAATCAGTGTTTTGAGTGTTGAAACGGCGCGCCCAATTCCTGTGGCAATGATCCGCGACCGCGAAAAGACCCATGGCTATGTCGGATTGCTAAATCATGACATTGGATCGGGCCAGAAGGTCTGTATCATAGATGATGTGATCAGTACCGGCGCATCCATGCGAAGGGCACTTGATATATTGGCACGCCAGGATGCGACGGTGGTTGGCATTGCCGCCGCGATACGGCGCGGCGACACCGGTGTCGAGGCTCTGGAAAGCCTTGGTCATAAGGTCCATACGATTGTTGATCTTTACGAGGCAAAAACGGAGCTAACAGCATCGCCCGTTTAGTCAAGCGCATCTCAGATGCTGTCGCCGCGTAATGGGCAACACGATAAATCATTGAAAGCGGATCTTCGTATTCTTCGTTACGGCACATGGGCATAAAAAGGCCGCCCATCCTTCGGATGCGCGGCCTCACAGCCTCTGGCTTTTTTATATCTTACAGCGCTGCCAGAAGTGCTGGCGTTGGCCAGCCATCGGCGGGGATGTTGCGCTTCAGCTGTTCCTTCTGCACGGCGTCGCGGGTGCCGCCGCCCAGAATGCCGTCGATCTCGCCGACGTCATAGCCGAGGCCCTTCAGCTTGGTCTGCAATTCCTTCATCTGCACATCGGTCAATCCCTGTTCCGGATTACCCTTCAGATAAGCCTCGGCACCTTCGAGACGTGTGGCGAAATAGGCGGCAGAGGTCGTGTAGATAAACGACTTGTTCCATTCCAGATAGATGCCGAAATTGGGATAGGTGATGAAGGCCGGTCCCTTGCGGCCTTGCGGCAGCACCAGTTCGCCTTCCAGATCGGCAAATTTGGTGTTGCCGTCACGCGGCTTGACGCCAAGCTTGAACCAGTCGCCCGCCTTCATGCCGCTATCGAAGCCGCTCTTTTCCCAGGGCAGGGTGTCCGGCACGGTGACTTCCTGAATCCACGGTTCGCCACGCTTGAAGCCGAGATGCTGGATGAATTTGCCTGCCGTCATGATCGCATCGGGTGAGCTGGATTTCAGCGCCACATGGCCATCGCCGTCGCCATCGACGCCGAAAGCAACGATATCCTTGGGGAGCATCTGTACTTGGCCAACTTCACCGGCCCAGGCGCCGGTATTGGTGGCGGGGTCGAGATCGCCGTGCTGGACCATGGTGATCAGCGCCAGCAATTGCGGGCGAAACAGTTCCGGGCGACGGCAATCATGCGCCAGCGTTACCAGCGCGTTGCGGGTGTTGAAATCGCCCTGCACAGCGCCGAAATCCGTTTCCATCGCCCAGAAGGCGGCGATCACGCCGGGGGCAACGCCGTATTCCTTTTCGGCCCGGTCGAAGACCGCGCTATATTGCTGCAATTTCTGCTTTCCCTGGTCCAACCGGCCTTTGGAAACGGTGCGGGTGGAAAATTCGGTAAAGGTCTGCTTGAACACGCCCTGGGCGCGGTCGCGGCCCAGCACCTTCTGGTCGATCTGCGCACCGGCCAGCGCCTTGTCCGCAGCCTCGGCCGAGGCGCCGTTGGCGACGGCTTCCGCCTTGACGCCAGCCAGGAAAGCGGTGAGATCACCACCGCATTGCGGTGCCTGGGCAAAGGCCGTGCCGGCCATAAGGCCGCTCAACGCGGCTGCGAGCGTGAAGCGAGACAGGATATGCATGGATAAAGCCCCCGGATATGAAAAGAACATGCCCCGCTCTGCCGAAGCTTTGTGACAGAAGCATGGAGAGGAGCCGGGTTTTACCCGGCATGACGCAAAACTTCGGTCTACTGCATAATTTCCCCCTGAAATAATTATCAATTTAAGGGGGGGGGAATTATGCAGTAGATTTATAGTGCTACAGCGAACCTTTGTGCGCCATGTGTGGCGCACGGCGCTGTAGAGCGCTCAGTTTGCGGCGGTCTGCTGGGTGGGCATTGAGACGGCCTGTACCCATTTGCGCCAGTTCTGCTGGGTGCCGGCAAAGACGTTGATGTCGGTATCGCCCTTGATGCCGGGGATGACGCCGGTCGAGGTATATTGCCAGAAGGCCCAGCGGCGGTCCGGATAGATTTCCGAGGGGTGTTTGGCGACGGCCCGGACCCAGAAATAATGATCCTGGAACGCGCCTTGCAAATTGTCCTTATGGAAATCGACCGATGTATAGATGATCGGACGCTTGCCATAATAGGCTTCCAACCGGTCCATGAAGCGCTTCATCTCGCTGCGCACCACATCGGCCGGGGGCCGCTTGGTGCAGGTCTTGGAGGTATGGTTCCACTCGACATCCAGAACAGGCGGCATGTCCATCGAGGCTTTCGGCACATTAGCGATGAACCAGTCGGCCTGTTCGTCGGCGCTGGAGCAGAAATAGTAGAAATGATAGGGCGCATGCGGCAGGCCAGCGGCATTGGCCTGCTGCCAGTAATCGGCAAATTTCGGATCGATCACATCCTTGCCTTCGGTGGCCTTGATGAAGGCGAAGGAGACCCCGGACTGGCGCACCTGCATCCAGTTGATATTACCGTTCCATTTCGACACGTCGATGCCGTGGACCTGATGGCGATGCGGGGAATTGATGCCGAAATCCTGCGGGTCCTTGTCCTGGAATTTCGGCTGGATCGAGCCGGTTTCCATGAAGTCGTAGCTCGTCGAGGTGCAGGACGCCATCGCCAAACAAACCGGAATAAGTGCCAGGACCAGCGACCGCATCGAAAACCCATTCATTCAGCTATTATGCCAGGGCAGCGCATGCCCATGGCAAGATCAAAAGACGCGGAAAATTAAGAACTAGAGATAACCAGCCCGACGAAGCCGAACTGGAAAACCTCCAGCCTGACTTTGCTTCATCATCGTTAAAATGTGGTTATTTTCAATCGCTCATATCGATAGATCAAAAATACCGACCTATTGAGCGGAAAGAACGGTGATCTGTCAGGCCGCCGGGCGGCGGATAATGGCATGCCAAGCATAGCCACGATAGAGTGGTGAGAAGCTCAGTGTTGCGCCTGCGGCTTCAGTCTGGGCGACCAGTTCTTCGCGCAGGTTGGGCCTTGGCGTAACGTGAAACCGGGCGAGCCAGGCATGCAGGCCTGTTCGAAACCAGCCTGGCAAGTGTTCCTGCTGGCCAAAATCGACGATATGTAGCGAGCCACCGGGCTTTAAGGCGGCAAGCGAACAGGCAATCGCCTTTTGCCAGTCAGGGATCATCGACAGCGCATAGGAGATCAGGACTCGGTCGAAACCGGTCATGGCAAAATCAGCGGCGGTGAACGCCGAAGCGTCGGCGATGCGCAGATCCGGCTGACGGGGGCGACCGCGAAAATTACGCCTGGCCTGCACCAGCATTTCGCTGGAAATGTCGAGACCGTAGAGATGCGACATCGGATAGAGCCGCTCGGTGCAGATCAGATTGCGGCCCGTGCCGCAGGCCACTTCCAGCAGGCTGCCATTCTTCGGCAGGTCCAACCCGACAATGGCGGTGTCGCGCCCAAGCAGGTAATATTTGCGGGTCAGGTCATAGATATGACGCTGGCTGCGATAGACCTGATCCATCTTGCTGGCATGCTGCCGGTCCAGGTTCGGGCCGGAATGGTCCTGACCGATACGGGCATCGTTCATGCCGTCTTCTCATAGATATGGAAGCCACCGTAAATTGCCGAGCGGTCGAGCGCGTTGAAATGCACGGACAACTCTTTCAGATAGGACCATTGATCGGCAAGCGCCGGGGAAATCCGGCCTTCGATCACGCTTTTTTCGGCAGCGGTCCGGAAAATAACCCGAGCATCCTTGGCGGCGGTGCGGGTGATTTCGGTCCAGAGATCGTTCAACTGCTCGTCGGTCATCCAGTCCTGGGCATCGAGCAGAATGAACCGGTCGACACTGCCCGCGGGCTTGGTGGAGAGCAGTTCGGTATAGCTGGCATGATGGACATTGACGCGGTCGACGCTGGTGCGGATCGTGCGGTAATAATCGGCCCGCAGATAATCCGGCAATGCGCCCTCATGGGATTTCGGATAGCGGCGGGCGAATGCCTGCCAGGCAAAATAATTATCCCGCAGTGAGAAGTGACAGGCGAGCTTTTCCAGCCGGCCTTTCAGCACCGGTGCAATGGTGCCGGTTTCCGAGACGCTGGCCAGTTCGTCATATTGCTGCGGCGGAATGCCGAGGCCGAACAGCGAGCTTTTACGGTTGGTCAGCCAGCGGATAACAGGCTTTTCAAACAGCGGCGCGATACGGGTCTCGAAAAACTGCCGCTGTTCGCGCAGGGTCCGGCACTGGGTGATTTCTTCCAGCTTGACGCCGTGCAGGCGGGCCAGAAGATGCGTGGCGGTGATGAAGCGGCCCAGCAGGCCGGTGCGGTAGAAATTGCCGTTGAACACCCGGATGCGACGGCGCCCGGTCAGGGTGCGGCGGCTCCAGTAGCGCCGCGTGGTGGCGTCCAGATGCGGTGCCACATATTGCTCGACCATGGCGGCATTGCTGCGGGCATTATCGGTGCCCAGCAGGCGCACCACGGCGGTGTGATCGGGCAGATGCCGGAAGGCAGCCAGCTTCAGCTTGTTGAGGGCGATGTGATGCGGATTGAGATCGACGACGTCGATACTATCAGGCTCCCGCGAAAGATAAGCCAGCATGTTGCAGCCACCGGAGCCGATGGTGACGACGCGGTGGCCAGCGCCAAGCTGCATGGCCTGCATGTCGACATCCGGGTCTTCCCAGATCTGCGGATAGACGAGGCCGGAAAACAGCAGGCCGAACAACCGCTCCGACAGGCCCTTGCGTGACAGCGCATTATGTTGAAGCAGCGCCGATTTCAGCTTCTGGTTTTTGCGGAATCCGGCATCTGGAACAAGTTCTGTCATGTGAAGGGTGCCCCGTTCTGAAGTTTTTATCGGAATAGTGGTTGTCCACTACAGTTTGATGACGGGGCCTGTTGACCAGTGGCCGGGCGGTGCGCCCGGTGAAAATCCCGTGGTTTTTCAACCGTCATACCCTTTCATGCCCGCTGTAATCATGCTTGCATGCGGACCTCGTGTGGCGGGTTGTGAAACAGAATCACCTTTCCGCTCCAGGTTCTTGTTTAAGCATCGGATTTTCCGGATATCGGTTCACAGTTCCCGATCCGCGACACCATCCGGGGCGGGAGGAAATCGCATGCGTTTGCTGATCAGGTTTGTCCAAGGACTGCTGCTTGCTGTCCTGGTGGTTATCGTCGGGGCTGCCACGTGGCTTTGGCTGGCGCCGCCGGAATTGCTGAGGGTTGGGACAGGCTACGCCGCCAAAATAGTCTGCTCCAATGTGTTCATCGCCAAGCGTGATCCGATGGAGGTTTTGTCTGAGGATGTGCAGGCGCCGGGTCATCCGCTGTTGCGTTTCCTGCGGCTGAATGTCGATCGGGATGCAGGCATGGTCACGGCCTATATGTTCGGGGCTTTTGCACCCAGCACGGCCATTGCCCGGCCCGGTCTGGGCTGCGCTAACGTGCCCGATGGAAAAATCGATGCGGCTCGCAAGGTGCATCTGCCGCAGCCGCTTGCCGTTGCAGCGGCCTCAAACCCAGCCCCAAACCCAGCACCCTGGCCGGATGGAACGGGCGCATCGCATACCGACCCAGTGCTGGCGGGCATTCTTGCCGATCCGGCCCTGACCGGGCCATCGATGCGGGCCACCTTGGTGATTCGCGATGGAGAATTGCTTGGTGAGGCCTATGGTCCGGGCTTTGGCGCCGATACGCCGCTGATCGGCTGGTCAATGACAAAGACCGTCATGGCCATGCTGATCGGCCAGCGGATGGGGGAGGGCGGGCTTGACCTCGACAAGGACCATCTGTTGCCTCAGTGGACCGACGGGCGCGCGGCAATCACCCTGCGCCAATTAATGGGCATGGAAAGTGGCCTGCGGTTCAACGAGGATTATGGCGATGTCAGCGATGCAACGCGCATGCTGTTTCTGGAGCCGGATCAGGCGGCATTCGTCGCCTCTCAGCCGCTGGACGCGACGCCCGGTACGCAGTTTCACTATTCGACCGGTACCAGCGTGCTGCTGGCCCGCCTGCTGATGGACAGCTTGCCGCCGGAACAGGCGCTGTCTTATCCCCAAACCGCCTTGTTTAAGCCGCTCGGCATGACCAGTGCAGTGCTGGAGGCCGACGAAACAGGCACTTTGGCAGGTGGGTCCTATCTCTATGCCAATGCCCGCG contains the following coding sequences:
- a CDS encoding GlxA family transcriptional regulator, which encodes MKEQIQPPRLIDMIVVVPPCALLLDLAGPMEVLRKANLEQQAVQFAVRYVGPSATVTSSIGIELAGIGPLPETVPDGAVIVVPGNASQPLGATDAAHLPEDLAQEAAIVAWLRRVVRPGIKLVAVCSGAMLAARAGLLEGYACTTHHAATADLQRLAPTARVLENRLYVEDRDRLTTAGITAGIDMMLALVAQEAGHATALSAARYLVVYLRRAGGDPQLSPWLEGRNHLHPAIHKVQDAVSADPARDWTVASMASIAATSARTLSRLFNDQTGMSVSDYVNRVRVALAHQLVTGSRLDMETVAERAGFASTRHMRRAWRKLHGGTPTALRNS
- a CDS encoding isochorismatase family protein, whose protein sequence is MTHSNCALLANCALLVIDAQQSFRHRPYFREEALPAYLERQQALIDGARKAGIPTVQIFHVEETGPFSEVSGFVTTLSPLTITPDAVFRKTRHSALVGTGLDVWLTRNTIRHLIVSGIRTEQCCETTTRHASDLGYSVDFVGEATLTFPMTDEQGREWSAAEIRARTELVLAGRFARIATVEQALTPASLNAAA
- a CDS encoding DMT family transporter, whose product is MMVSILFAAIAGVLISLSRQLNGRLSLTTTALVASFWNHIVGFAVLTILGLAYGELSRPGVFEAPLYAFFGGALGVIFVASGSWLIARIGATATAILIIAGQMGTGLILDILHGTEMSYSFTGLGLTMILGGVALIQRKETEVK
- a CDS encoding DMT family transporter, with protein sequence MAVNPKILSLTAALGSGGLLAVMAHLNGVLTMHGGAVLASWIAHGSGTITALVFMLVFAAFGRKEQLKVTSQAPAWAYLGGVSGSATVILISLAVNSPIALSGTIALTLVGQGLFSLAADWWGLFGLSARRVAFRDVAAMILIVAGSCLMVFYGK
- a CDS encoding class II aldolase/adducin family protein; protein product: MLGSHVQQEIVELMRYADLVSKKGYVCNQLGNIALRSKKQDELAESLILTKHKGISLEEMTRDNIIAIGLESNRLYLGDVLPSIGHALNREIFLCRPDVMAVIHVHADELIAYFSLFYQRRFRFISADAAAILGAPVEIFPPELNVEVDAAQASAAIMRTNTLILANHGITTYGASLSQAYHRLNSMVAEVRRIMMATELAHLASASVNYLNDSEEQELYELAKRI
- the purB gene encoding adenylosuccinate lyase, with the protein product MITEFCHATAISPIDGRYFQKVGDLSRYFSDFALVKTRLKVEIEYFIRLWHAIGHGEQSLSVADTASLRKYHDGFSLEDYEEIQTIERETRHDVKAVEIFLKRRISTLLGSRAAELVHFGLTSQDINDVAIPFLLRLSLADILVPELETLAASIEGLSETLRFVTFIARTHGQPASPSTFGKEFRVFANRLRGELDLLKAIPHYGKFGGATGNLNAHILVYPDIDWVTFGAEFLHDEFGLVKSALTTQINNHEGLARIFDCLSRIAAILQDLSQDVWLYLSLGLLTLRSEKSEVGSSAMPHKVNPISFENAEGNLQMASAIFSFLSRKLLVSRLQRDLTDYTLKRNIGVPMAHLLLSVKNIGEGLSRIIAHEANIASDLERHFVVVAEGIQTILRAEGIPQSYDLVKNLVRGTSIGRAELVHWIEGLTVSEDIKRKLAELSPETYIGNAKCF
- a CDS encoding HAD family hydrolase — protein: MLLDFTGGGYCVLDYDDTVMQTRQCKISAIVELGRRMFSRDIARQEIEKHWGIAHTALFETVFSISGSELDAALSQYAAMDSEFPLIPHREAKSALEWLQTKYKLIIVSSCERQLIERQLAASELSTLKPARIYGCFDTKFHKPSGRVFDEMLVEFPDLDKANTVYIGDGIKDMQAARDAGLAFIGVDRAEMETAAILAAGGSVFSSLSQIAERLMRGHDAA
- a CDS encoding orotate phosphoribosyltransferase, yielding MRPRYLNSHKLLASPAILRLCSEILHDFVQRTDATYLVGLAMGGCCLAGAISVLSVETARPIPVAMIRDREKTHGYVGLLNHDIGSGQKVCIIDDVISTGASMRRALDILARQDATVVGIAAAIRRGDTGVEALESLGHKVHTIVDLYEAKTELTASPV
- a CDS encoding lytic murein transglycosylase, which codes for MAGTAFAQAPQCGGDLTAFLAGVKAEAVANGASAEAADKALAGAQIDQKVLGRDRAQGVFKQTFTEFSTRTVSKGRLDQGKQKLQQYSAVFDRAEKEYGVAPGVIAAFWAMETDFGAVQGDFNTRNALVTLAHDCRRPELFRPQLLALITMVQHGDLDPATNTGAWAGEVGQVQMLPKDIVAFGVDGDGDGHVALKSSSPDAIMTAGKFIQHLGFKRGEPWIQEVTVPDTLPWEKSGFDSGMKAGDWFKLGVKPRDGNTKFADLEGELVLPQGRKGPAFITYPNFGIYLEWNKSFIYTTSAAYFATRLEGAEAYLKGNPEQGLTDVQMKELQTKLKGLGYDVGEIDGILGGGTRDAVQKEQLKRNIPADGWPTPALLAAL
- a CDS encoding glycoside hydrolase family 25 protein, which gives rise to MRSLVLALIPVCLAMASCTSTSYDFMETGSIQPKFQDKDPQDFGINSPHRHQVHGIDVSKWNGNINWMQVRQSGVSFAFIKATEGKDVIDPKFADYWQQANAAGLPHAPYHFYYFCSSADEQADWFIANVPKASMDMPPVLDVEWNHTSKTCTKRPPADVVRSEMKRFMDRLEAYYGKRPIIYTSVDFHKDNLQGAFQDHYFWVRAVAKHPSEIYPDRRWAFWQYTSTGVIPGIKGDTDINVFAGTQQNWRKWVQAVSMPTQQTAAN
- a CDS encoding class I SAM-dependent methyltransferase, which produces MNDARIGQDHSGPNLDRQHASKMDQVYRSQRHIYDLTRKYYLLGRDTAIVGLDLPKNGSLLEVACGTGRNLICTERLYPMSHLYGLDISSEMLVQARRNFRGRPRQPDLRIADASAFTAADFAMTGFDRVLISYALSMIPDWQKAIACSLAALKPGGSLHIVDFGQQEHLPGWFRTGLHAWLARFHVTPRPNLREELVAQTEAAGATLSFSPLYRGYAWHAIIRRPAA